In Hemibagrus wyckioides isolate EC202008001 linkage group LG21, SWU_Hwy_1.0, whole genome shotgun sequence, the following proteins share a genomic window:
- the phtf1 gene encoding putative homeodomain transcription factor 1 isoform X1: protein MSRIAWYQEKIGAYDQQIWEKSLEQAELKGIRNKPKKTGHIKPDLIDVDLVRGSTFSKAKPESPWTALTRKGMVRVLFYPFFFKWWIQVTSKFIATSILVLYFLQVAAAVLFIEVPAATASEILGPMCLMMLLGTVHCQIVSTESSRTHESSLASSLATIHTTTQKTSPSRKKRQRKFKKVKRADQADKGGSELKESKQFYISQKKRNSLRKHADGLSEELSSDEEEAEVAGHPRDRLVPNHQTKPAPGLRKRLQNATESAAATKHQQQYAEGATTVATATPPEVNPAQPSEDSRPVSDSDDVLWEEFLQGSDSASSASSQSGDEGLHSLDHTLPPTIVLSSDEDKAFSQHQFSWLQACHPSKDRVSAIIWEQGECKKADMSVLEISSIILTQVKLVEQGMGYLVFGGLVTATLAVLPFCFRLAQQLDATRLNLITLNDLIFTAAGKTSAYSLTFFLITTVERVFLTSLFFFMMCVAERTYKQRLLFAKFFSHITSARKAKKSAIPHFRLKKVQNIKMWLSLRSFLKRRGPQRSVDVIVSSIFLLALSIAFTICAQVLNNHHTFLEWESNWELLVWGAALLIFLLRLATLGAETNYKYSNTSVLLTEQINLYLKMEKKPEKKDDLSIVNNVLKLATKLLKELDTPFRLLGLTVNPLIYNITRVVILSAVSAVISDLLGFNIRLWKIKP, encoded by the exons ATGTCAAGAATAGCGTGGTATCAAGAAAAG ATTGGAGCTTACGACCAGCAGATATGGGAGAAATCTCTGGAACAGGCTGAATTGAAG GGCATTAGAAATAAGCCGAAGAAAACCGGCCACATCAAGCCAGACCTTATAGACGTTGACCTGGTGCGAG gcTCCACGTTTAGCAAGGCCAAGCCGGAAAGCCCATGGACTGCTCTGACCCGTAAAGGCATGGTCAGGGTTCTCTTCTACCCATTCTTCTTCAAGTGGTGGATCCAGGTCACGTCCAAATTCATCGCCACCTCGATTCTGGTTCTGTATTTTTTGCAAG TGGCAGCTGCTGTGCTGTTTATCGAGGTACCTGCAGCCACAGCCAGTGAGATACTGGGTCCAATGTGCCTGATGATGCTATTAGGAACAGTGCACTGCCAAATAGTGTCTACTGAGTCATCCCGGACCCACGAGAGCAGCCTAGCGTCCAGCCTggccactatacacactaccacCCAGAAAACAAGCCCTTCTAGAAAGAAAAG ACAGAGGAAGTTCAAAAAAGTGAAAAGAGCAGACCAGGCCGATAAGGGAGGATCCGAGCTCAAGGAGAGCAAACAGTTCTATATATCACAGAAAAAACGG AATTCCCTGAGGAAGCATGCTGATGGGCTCTCTGAAGAGCTTTCCAGTGACGAAGAGGAAGCTGAGGTAGCAGGGCACCCGAGAGACAGACTCGTACCAAATCACCAGACCAAACCTGCTCCTGGACTCAGGAAGCGACTTCAGAATGCCACGGAGTCTGCAGCCGCCACAAAGCATCAG CAGCAATATGCTGAAGGTGCGACAACGGTTGCCACAGCAACACCTCCAGAAGTGAATCCTGCGCAACCCTCTGAGGATTCTCGGCCTGTCTCCGATTCAGATGACGTGTTGTGGGAGGAGTTTCTGCAGGGTTCTGACTCCGCCTCATCAGCGAGCAGCCAGAGTGGGGATGAGGGGCTTCACAGTCTCGACCACACCTTGCCTCCAACCATTGTCCTCAGCAGTGATGAGGACAAGGCTTTCTCACAG caCCAGTTTTCATGGCTTCAGGCCTGCCACCCTTCTAAAGACCGTGTGAGTGCCATTATCTGGGAGCAGGGTGAGTGCAAGAAGGCTGATATGTCTGTCCTGGAGATCAGCAGCATCATCCTCACACAG GTAAAGTTGGTGGAACAGGGAATGGGCTACCTCGTCTTTGGAGGGCTGGTTACGGCCACTTTAGCCGTGCTTCCTTTCTGCTTCCGATTGGCTCAGCAGCTCGACGCGACCCGTCTGAACTTAATCACCCTCAATGACTTGATCTTCACGGCTGCTGGGAAAACGAGCGCCTACTCCCTCACGTTCTTCCTTATCACCACTGTGGAGAGAGTTTTCCTCACCagtctcttcttcttcatgatGTGTGTCGCTGAAAGAACTTACAAACAG CGGCTGCTCTTCGCTAAATTCTTCAGTCACATCACTTCGGCACGCAAAGCCAAAAAATCTGCCATCCCTCACTTTAGACTGAAAAAAGTCCAGAACATCAAGATGTGGCTTTCGCTTCGGTCTTTCCTCAAG AGGCGGGGGCCTCAGCGCTCCGTGGATGTCATTGTTTCTTCCATCTTCCTCCTGGCGCTTTCCATCGCGTTCACTATCTGTGCACAG GTGCTGAACAACCATCACACGTTTCTGGAGTGGGAGAGTAACTGGGAGCTGCTGGTTTGGGGTGCCGCGCTCCTCATCTTCTTGCTGCGGCTGGCCACGCTCGGGGCTGAGACTAACTACAAGTACAGCAACACCTCTGTGTTGCTTACtgaacag ATCAACTTGTATCTGAAGATGGAAAAGAAACCAGAGAAGAAGGATGACCTCAGCATTGTCAACAATGTGCTGAAACTGGCCACAAAGTTGCTGAAA GAGCTGGACACACCGTTTCGTTTGTTAGGGCTGACGGTGAATCCTCTCATCTATAACATTACCAGAGTGGTCATCCTGTCTGCTGTCTCGGCTGTGATCAGTGACCTGCTGGGCTTCAATATCAGA CTCTGGAAGATCAAACCATGA
- the phtf1 gene encoding putative homeodomain transcription factor 1 isoform X2, whose protein sequence is MSRIAWYQEKIGAYDQQIWEKSLEQAELKGIRNKPKKTGHIKPDLIDVDLVRGSTFSKAKPESPWTALTRKGMVRVLFYPFFFKWWIQVTSKFIATSILVLYFLQVAAAVLFIEVPAATASEILGPMCLMMLLGTVHCQIVSTESSRTHESSLASSLATIHTTTQKTSPSRKKRQRKFKKVKRADQADKGGSELKESKQFYISQKKRNSLRKHADGLSEELSSDEEEAEVAGHPRDRLVPNHQTKPAPGLRKRLQNATESAAATKHQQYAEGATTVATATPPEVNPAQPSEDSRPVSDSDDVLWEEFLQGSDSASSASSQSGDEGLHSLDHTLPPTIVLSSDEDKAFSQHQFSWLQACHPSKDRVSAIIWEQGECKKADMSVLEISSIILTQVKLVEQGMGYLVFGGLVTATLAVLPFCFRLAQQLDATRLNLITLNDLIFTAAGKTSAYSLTFFLITTVERVFLTSLFFFMMCVAERTYKQRLLFAKFFSHITSARKAKKSAIPHFRLKKVQNIKMWLSLRSFLKRRGPQRSVDVIVSSIFLLALSIAFTICAQVLNNHHTFLEWESNWELLVWGAALLIFLLRLATLGAETNYKYSNTSVLLTEQINLYLKMEKKPEKKDDLSIVNNVLKLATKLLKELDTPFRLLGLTVNPLIYNITRVVILSAVSAVISDLLGFNIRLWKIKP, encoded by the exons ATGTCAAGAATAGCGTGGTATCAAGAAAAG ATTGGAGCTTACGACCAGCAGATATGGGAGAAATCTCTGGAACAGGCTGAATTGAAG GGCATTAGAAATAAGCCGAAGAAAACCGGCCACATCAAGCCAGACCTTATAGACGTTGACCTGGTGCGAG gcTCCACGTTTAGCAAGGCCAAGCCGGAAAGCCCATGGACTGCTCTGACCCGTAAAGGCATGGTCAGGGTTCTCTTCTACCCATTCTTCTTCAAGTGGTGGATCCAGGTCACGTCCAAATTCATCGCCACCTCGATTCTGGTTCTGTATTTTTTGCAAG TGGCAGCTGCTGTGCTGTTTATCGAGGTACCTGCAGCCACAGCCAGTGAGATACTGGGTCCAATGTGCCTGATGATGCTATTAGGAACAGTGCACTGCCAAATAGTGTCTACTGAGTCATCCCGGACCCACGAGAGCAGCCTAGCGTCCAGCCTggccactatacacactaccacCCAGAAAACAAGCCCTTCTAGAAAGAAAAG ACAGAGGAAGTTCAAAAAAGTGAAAAGAGCAGACCAGGCCGATAAGGGAGGATCCGAGCTCAAGGAGAGCAAACAGTTCTATATATCACAGAAAAAACGG AATTCCCTGAGGAAGCATGCTGATGGGCTCTCTGAAGAGCTTTCCAGTGACGAAGAGGAAGCTGAGGTAGCAGGGCACCCGAGAGACAGACTCGTACCAAATCACCAGACCAAACCTGCTCCTGGACTCAGGAAGCGACTTCAGAATGCCACGGAGTCTGCAGCCGCCACAAAGCATCAG CAATATGCTGAAGGTGCGACAACGGTTGCCACAGCAACACCTCCAGAAGTGAATCCTGCGCAACCCTCTGAGGATTCTCGGCCTGTCTCCGATTCAGATGACGTGTTGTGGGAGGAGTTTCTGCAGGGTTCTGACTCCGCCTCATCAGCGAGCAGCCAGAGTGGGGATGAGGGGCTTCACAGTCTCGACCACACCTTGCCTCCAACCATTGTCCTCAGCAGTGATGAGGACAAGGCTTTCTCACAG caCCAGTTTTCATGGCTTCAGGCCTGCCACCCTTCTAAAGACCGTGTGAGTGCCATTATCTGGGAGCAGGGTGAGTGCAAGAAGGCTGATATGTCTGTCCTGGAGATCAGCAGCATCATCCTCACACAG GTAAAGTTGGTGGAACAGGGAATGGGCTACCTCGTCTTTGGAGGGCTGGTTACGGCCACTTTAGCCGTGCTTCCTTTCTGCTTCCGATTGGCTCAGCAGCTCGACGCGACCCGTCTGAACTTAATCACCCTCAATGACTTGATCTTCACGGCTGCTGGGAAAACGAGCGCCTACTCCCTCACGTTCTTCCTTATCACCACTGTGGAGAGAGTTTTCCTCACCagtctcttcttcttcatgatGTGTGTCGCTGAAAGAACTTACAAACAG CGGCTGCTCTTCGCTAAATTCTTCAGTCACATCACTTCGGCACGCAAAGCCAAAAAATCTGCCATCCCTCACTTTAGACTGAAAAAAGTCCAGAACATCAAGATGTGGCTTTCGCTTCGGTCTTTCCTCAAG AGGCGGGGGCCTCAGCGCTCCGTGGATGTCATTGTTTCTTCCATCTTCCTCCTGGCGCTTTCCATCGCGTTCACTATCTGTGCACAG GTGCTGAACAACCATCACACGTTTCTGGAGTGGGAGAGTAACTGGGAGCTGCTGGTTTGGGGTGCCGCGCTCCTCATCTTCTTGCTGCGGCTGGCCACGCTCGGGGCTGAGACTAACTACAAGTACAGCAACACCTCTGTGTTGCTTACtgaacag ATCAACTTGTATCTGAAGATGGAAAAGAAACCAGAGAAGAAGGATGACCTCAGCATTGTCAACAATGTGCTGAAACTGGCCACAAAGTTGCTGAAA GAGCTGGACACACCGTTTCGTTTGTTAGGGCTGACGGTGAATCCTCTCATCTATAACATTACCAGAGTGGTCATCCTGTCTGCTGTCTCGGCTGTGATCAGTGACCTGCTGGGCTTCAATATCAGA CTCTGGAAGATCAAACCATGA
- the phtf1 gene encoding putative homeodomain transcription factor 1 isoform X3 → MVRVLFYPFFFKWWIQVTSKFIATSILVLYFLQVAAAVLFIEVPAATASEILGPMCLMMLLGTVHCQIVSTESSRTHESSLASSLATIHTTTQKTSPSRKKRQRKFKKVKRADQADKGGSELKESKQFYISQKKRNSLRKHADGLSEELSSDEEEAEVAGHPRDRLVPNHQTKPAPGLRKRLQNATESAAATKHQQQYAEGATTVATATPPEVNPAQPSEDSRPVSDSDDVLWEEFLQGSDSASSASSQSGDEGLHSLDHTLPPTIVLSSDEDKAFSQHQFSWLQACHPSKDRVSAIIWEQGECKKADMSVLEISSIILTQVKLVEQGMGYLVFGGLVTATLAVLPFCFRLAQQLDATRLNLITLNDLIFTAAGKTSAYSLTFFLITTVERVFLTSLFFFMMCVAERTYKQRLLFAKFFSHITSARKAKKSAIPHFRLKKVQNIKMWLSLRSFLKRRGPQRSVDVIVSSIFLLALSIAFTICAQVLNNHHTFLEWESNWELLVWGAALLIFLLRLATLGAETNYKYSNTSVLLTEQINLYLKMEKKPEKKDDLSIVNNVLKLATKLLKELDTPFRLLGLTVNPLIYNITRVVILSAVSAVISDLLGFNIRLWKIKP, encoded by the exons ATGGTCAGGGTTCTCTTCTACCCATTCTTCTTCAAGTGGTGGATCCAGGTCACGTCCAAATTCATCGCCACCTCGATTCTGGTTCTGTATTTTTTGCAAG TGGCAGCTGCTGTGCTGTTTATCGAGGTACCTGCAGCCACAGCCAGTGAGATACTGGGTCCAATGTGCCTGATGATGCTATTAGGAACAGTGCACTGCCAAATAGTGTCTACTGAGTCATCCCGGACCCACGAGAGCAGCCTAGCGTCCAGCCTggccactatacacactaccacCCAGAAAACAAGCCCTTCTAGAAAGAAAAG ACAGAGGAAGTTCAAAAAAGTGAAAAGAGCAGACCAGGCCGATAAGGGAGGATCCGAGCTCAAGGAGAGCAAACAGTTCTATATATCACAGAAAAAACGG AATTCCCTGAGGAAGCATGCTGATGGGCTCTCTGAAGAGCTTTCCAGTGACGAAGAGGAAGCTGAGGTAGCAGGGCACCCGAGAGACAGACTCGTACCAAATCACCAGACCAAACCTGCTCCTGGACTCAGGAAGCGACTTCAGAATGCCACGGAGTCTGCAGCCGCCACAAAGCATCAG CAGCAATATGCTGAAGGTGCGACAACGGTTGCCACAGCAACACCTCCAGAAGTGAATCCTGCGCAACCCTCTGAGGATTCTCGGCCTGTCTCCGATTCAGATGACGTGTTGTGGGAGGAGTTTCTGCAGGGTTCTGACTCCGCCTCATCAGCGAGCAGCCAGAGTGGGGATGAGGGGCTTCACAGTCTCGACCACACCTTGCCTCCAACCATTGTCCTCAGCAGTGATGAGGACAAGGCTTTCTCACAG caCCAGTTTTCATGGCTTCAGGCCTGCCACCCTTCTAAAGACCGTGTGAGTGCCATTATCTGGGAGCAGGGTGAGTGCAAGAAGGCTGATATGTCTGTCCTGGAGATCAGCAGCATCATCCTCACACAG GTAAAGTTGGTGGAACAGGGAATGGGCTACCTCGTCTTTGGAGGGCTGGTTACGGCCACTTTAGCCGTGCTTCCTTTCTGCTTCCGATTGGCTCAGCAGCTCGACGCGACCCGTCTGAACTTAATCACCCTCAATGACTTGATCTTCACGGCTGCTGGGAAAACGAGCGCCTACTCCCTCACGTTCTTCCTTATCACCACTGTGGAGAGAGTTTTCCTCACCagtctcttcttcttcatgatGTGTGTCGCTGAAAGAACTTACAAACAG CGGCTGCTCTTCGCTAAATTCTTCAGTCACATCACTTCGGCACGCAAAGCCAAAAAATCTGCCATCCCTCACTTTAGACTGAAAAAAGTCCAGAACATCAAGATGTGGCTTTCGCTTCGGTCTTTCCTCAAG AGGCGGGGGCCTCAGCGCTCCGTGGATGTCATTGTTTCTTCCATCTTCCTCCTGGCGCTTTCCATCGCGTTCACTATCTGTGCACAG GTGCTGAACAACCATCACACGTTTCTGGAGTGGGAGAGTAACTGGGAGCTGCTGGTTTGGGGTGCCGCGCTCCTCATCTTCTTGCTGCGGCTGGCCACGCTCGGGGCTGAGACTAACTACAAGTACAGCAACACCTCTGTGTTGCTTACtgaacag ATCAACTTGTATCTGAAGATGGAAAAGAAACCAGAGAAGAAGGATGACCTCAGCATTGTCAACAATGTGCTGAAACTGGCCACAAAGTTGCTGAAA GAGCTGGACACACCGTTTCGTTTGTTAGGGCTGACGGTGAATCCTCTCATCTATAACATTACCAGAGTGGTCATCCTGTCTGCTGTCTCGGCTGTGATCAGTGACCTGCTGGGCTTCAATATCAGA CTCTGGAAGATCAAACCATGA